From the Macaca nemestrina isolate mMacNem1 chromosome 7, mMacNem.hap1, whole genome shotgun sequence genome, one window contains:
- the LOC105481900 gene encoding uncharacterized protein, with translation MKLQCFSGKNGRREEPEIRLKNTTTRYHSRQRRASGQEQDRREACAPGEPPRSGHAHLGPGQPRPGGLAPRRAGLRVRGPRVGWAPPPLSGQCPAECSGLRANGLEGRAAEGVLTPASLRPPGSQLLVPPRGPKTAGAAAPAAAAACSWRARAAAAAAAAAAASSMSTAGCLGLPRREFWALARPPWHPLRREPQQLQRPGPIPLDPRSQDSGTRRFLLRRKIRHDLRPLPPTPPFPAA, from the exons ATGAAACTCCAGTGTTTCTCTGGGAAAAACGGGAGGAGGGAAG AGCCCGAAATACGCCTCAAAAATACAACCACGCGCTACCACTCCCGGCAGCGCAGGGCTTCCGGACAGGAGCAAGACAGACGCGAGGCGTGCGCCCCCGGGGAGCCCCCACGCTCCGGCCACGCCCACCTTGGCCCTGGGCAGCCGCGCCCGGGAGGCCTGGCACCGAGGCGGGCGGGTCTCCGAGTTAGGGGCCCGCGAGTCGGCTGGGCGCCCCCGCCTCTGTCCGGGCAGTGCCCCGCCGAGTGCTCAGGACTGCGGGCAAACGGGCTGGAGGGCCGGGCCGCGGAAGGCGTTCTCACACCGGCCAGTCTCCGTCCACCAGGAAGCCAACTCCTCGTACCTCCCCGGGGACCGAAAACCGCCGGTGCCGCCGcacccgccgccgccgccgcctgctCATGGAGAGCCCgggctgctgccgccgccgccgccgccgccgccgcctcatCTATGAGTACCGCCGGCTGTCTCGGCCTCCCCCGGCGTGAGTTCTGGGCTCTGGCACGGCCTCCATGGCACCCGCTGCGGCGGGAGCCACAGCAGCTCCAGCGCCCAGGCCCAATCCCCCTGGACCCACGGAGCCAGGACAGCGGGACACGTCGCTTCTTATTACGGAGGAAGATTCGGCACGACCTCCgccccctccccccaacccccccgTTTCCAGCCGCCTGA
- the DORIP1 gene encoding uncharacterized protein C14orf28 homolog: MKTLFEEIKASIKNNYNQDRSFWRPVLPWGGVFTIKAGRKAVSCTPLYVEIRLKNTCTIDGFLMLLYVILNENENFPRELSLHFGREFVDCFLYLMDTYSFTTVKLLWIWDKMEKQQYKSEVHKASLIIDLFGNEHDNFTKNLENLMSTIQESYCSNWRCPTRVQEDQQRTININPPQEIPHGNLIRLAVDELFCSKIGLCEEHGCGGLREFSQRVFCHGAPPFVVLNMQHWKSEDLAYVPYYLDLSDHKYLLEGATLFNKEEHHYSAAFQIGGHWMHYDGLRNVNLILLNKPPEFLLLSSLVYIRATEK, encoded by the exons aTGAAGACACTGTTTGAAGAGATCAAAgcatcaattaaaaataactataaccAAGATCGATCATTTTGGAGGCCTGTTCTTCCTTGGGGGGGTGTTTTTACTATCAAAGCTGGCCGCAAAGCAGTATCCTGTACACCGCTGTATGTTGAAATAAGACTGAAAAATACCTGCACCATAGATGGATTCTTGATGTTATTATATGTCAttcttaatgaaaatgaaaatttcccTAGGGAACTCTCTCTTCATTTTGGTAGAGAGTTTGTAgactgttttctttatttaatggACACCTACAGTTTTACAACTGTGAAGCTACTTTGGATTTGGGACAAGATGGAAAAACAGCAATACAAATCTGAAGTCCATAAAGCTTCATTAATCATTGATTTGTTTGGGAATGAGCATGATAATTTTAcgaaaaatcttgaaaatctcATGTCTACCATTCAAGAGAGTTACTGTTCCAACTGGCGATGCCCAACTCGAGTGCAGGAGGATCAGCAGCGCACAATTAATATAAA TCCTCCCCAAGAAATTCCACATGGAAACTTGATAAGGCTGGCTGTGGATGAGTTATTCTGTTCCAAGATTGGACTCTGTGAAGAGCACGG gtgtggtggcttaagAGAATTTTCCCAACGAGTTTTCTGCCATGGGGCACCCCCTTTTGTTGTCTTAAATATGCAGCATTGGAAATCTGAAGATCTGGCATATGTACCCTATTACTTGGATTTGTCTGATCACAA GTATTTGTTGGAAGGTGCCACATTATTTAACAAAGAGGAACATCATTATTCTGCAGCTTTCCAGATTGGTGGACATTGGATGCACTATGATGGGCTCAGAAATGtgaatttaattttgttaaataaaccCCCAGAGTTTCTCCTCTTGTCATCATTGGTTTATATTCGAGcaacagagaaataa